One Glycine max cultivar Williams 82 chromosome 6, Glycine_max_v4.0, whole genome shotgun sequence DNA segment encodes these proteins:
- the LOC113001862 gene encoding uncharacterized protein, protein MVRASSSHMEWTAIDKTFQAQTRAHRMALKAQLQTLNKGSLSMIEYIKHKLSIADSLAENLHPISDEDLVGYLLSGLDSSYGHFSIAFMMKDAYASVDDLAGLLLQEEARLEQDHARHATPVTLPSQVPPLLPTPTAYTATHCSTRPAPNNTQSNNSGSFQNHSYDNRHRRPTCQICNKPGHEAIDC, encoded by the coding sequence ATGGTCCGTGCATCATCTTCTCACATGGAATGGACTGCCATTGATAAAACCTTTCAAGCCCAAACCAGAGCTCATCGTATGGCTCTAAAAGCTCAACTCCAAACCCTTAACAAAGGTTCTCTTTCGATGATTGAGTATATTAAGCATAAACTCTCCATTGCAGATTCCCTTGCTGAAAATCTTCACCCCATATCAGATGAGGATCTTGTTGGTTATCTCTTGAGTGGCCTAGACTCTTCTTATGGTCATTTTTCCATTGCCTTTATGATGAAGGATGCTTATGCCTCAGTTGATGATCTTGCTGGCCTGCTTCTTCAAGAAGAGGCCCGCTTGGAACAAGACCATGCACGTCACGCTACACCCGTAACCCTACCCTCTCAAGTCCCTCCTCTTTTACCTACTCCCACTGCATACACTGCCACACATTGTTCGACCAGACCTGCACCAAACAACACTCAGTCCAACAACTCTGGTTCATTTCAAAACCATTCCTATGACAATCGCCACAGGCGTCCTACATGCCAAATATGTAACAAACCAGGACATGAAGCCATTGATTGCTAG